Proteins encoded in a region of the Fundulus heteroclitus isolate FHET01 chromosome 2, MU-UCD_Fhet_4.1, whole genome shotgun sequence genome:
- the LOC105931613 gene encoding ADP-ribosylation factor-like protein 2-binding protein produces the protein MEEELLAVSCSSAAESAFDAVIGCILEILMEEDFQHLQQSFMDQHYLEFDDSDENKLSYMSIFSEYVDLLEKPLERYLMKRIPGFNMNTFTELLMQHREEVPDVVFDMLLTFTDFLAFKEMFVEYRAAKEGGGLDLSPGLVVTPLRPGGPAGPRGHR, from the exons ATGGAGGAAGAACTTCTCGCTGTGTCATG ctcctctgcagcAGAATCTGCCTTCGACGCTGTGATTGGCTGCATCCTGGAGATCCTCATGG AGGAGGACTTCCAGCACCTTCAGCAGAGCTTCATGGACCAACACTACCTGGAGTTTGATGACTCTGATGAGAACAAGCTCAGCTACATGTCGATCTTCAGCGAATAC GTGGACCTGCTGGAGAAGCCTCTGGAGCGCTACCTGATGAAGAGGATCCCTGGATTCAACATGAACACCTTCACAGAGCTTCTCAT GCAGCACAGAGAAGAAGTCCCAGATGTGGTCTTTGACATGCTGCTGACCTTCACAGACTTCCTGGCCTTCAAGGAGATGTTTGTAGAATACAGAGCG GCTAAAGAGGGTGGAGGTTTGGACCTGAGTCCGGGTCTGGTGGTGACGCCTTTACGCCCTGGGGGCCCCGCCGGGCCCCGGGGCCACCGCTGA
- the LOC105931402 gene encoding plasmolipin: MADFPSKVTTETSSPHSQSPPHGGTGLRGLMAGITTRVDVSFVRSVPAMLMVAETVAGVLHWALVASTPYLAVSAAYGWVMFVAVTLWIFSTLLFLALLLSVPQRLPVVPWAVTVMMYNGVAALLYLTAFIANAATAANSAYVGHLGAAAFFGAALTLLYGASAYLSYLDWRGDGGNAASSTVPT; the protein is encoded by the exons ATGGCAGACTTCCCCTCCAAGGTCACCACCGAGACCAGCTCCCCCCACTCCCAGAGCCCCCCCCACGGGGGCACCGGCCTCCGGGGGCTGATGGCCGGCATCACGACCCGGGTGGACGTGTCGTTTGTGCGAAGCGTCCCAGCCATGCTGATGGTGGCTGAAACA GTGGCGGGGGTTCTCCACTGGGCGCTGGTGGCCAGCACGCCTTACCTGGCGGTGAGCGCGGCGTACGGCTGGGTGATGTTTGTGGCCGTCACGCTGTGGATCTTCTccaccctcctcttcctcgcccTGCTGCTCAGCGTCCCGCAGAGACTCCCCGTGGTTCCCTGGGCCGTGACG GTGATGATGTACAACGGCGTCGCCGCGCTCCTCTACCTCACCGCCTTCATCGCCAACGCAGCCACGGCGGCCAACAGCGCCTACGTAGGACACCTTGGAGCTGCTGCT TTCTTCGGGGCGGCGCTGACTCTGCTGTACGGCGCCAGTGCTTACCTGTCCTACCTGGACTGGAGGGGCGATGGAGGAAATGCAGCCAGCAGCACGGTGCCCACCTAG